A part of Agromyces protaetiae genomic DNA contains:
- a CDS encoding CynX/NimT family MFS transporter, translating into MSHPAPPAPLWAGRALALVGIVLVAFNLRTAVASLSPILAELERDIPLSPALVGFLGTLPPLCYAIFGILTPLIARRFGLEATLVGALVALATGLAGRGLAPDAGWLVAASALTFAAIGVGNVLLPPLVKRYFPDRVGLMTTIYVTAMSVSTFTPPLIAVPVADAAGWQISLAQWAIVAALSLVPWIALLVHPKRRVPEAMPEQAAPARLGEAVRSPLAWALAIVFAVSGFNAYSMFAWLPQLLHDVAGTTPVAAGALLSLYAAVGLPAGLIVPVVAARYGRVGLLVAVASVSYVVGYGGLLLAPHVATWLWVALAGAGPLTFPLSLVLINLRTRTHSGAIAVSGFVQSVGYLIVAAGPLVIGMLHEQSGGWTAALIVLLVSALPAALCGAIVARPRFFEDERLRREGVRP; encoded by the coding sequence ATGAGCCATCCGGCGCCGCCCGCGCCGCTCTGGGCGGGCCGCGCGCTCGCGCTCGTCGGCATCGTCCTCGTCGCGTTCAACCTGCGCACCGCCGTCGCGTCGCTCTCGCCGATCCTCGCCGAACTCGAACGCGACATCCCGCTCTCGCCCGCGCTCGTCGGGTTCCTCGGCACGCTGCCGCCGCTCTGCTATGCGATCTTCGGCATCCTGACGCCGCTCATCGCGCGTCGCTTCGGCCTCGAGGCGACCCTCGTCGGCGCCCTCGTCGCCCTCGCCACGGGGCTCGCGGGTCGCGGACTCGCCCCCGACGCGGGCTGGCTCGTCGCCGCGAGCGCGCTCACGTTCGCGGCGATCGGCGTCGGAAACGTGCTGTTGCCGCCGCTCGTGAAGCGCTACTTCCCCGACCGCGTCGGACTCATGACGACGATCTACGTCACTGCCATGTCGGTCTCGACGTTCACGCCGCCGCTCATCGCCGTGCCGGTCGCGGATGCCGCGGGGTGGCAGATCTCACTCGCGCAATGGGCGATCGTGGCCGCGCTCTCGCTCGTGCCGTGGATCGCGCTCCTCGTGCACCCGAAGCGCCGCGTGCCCGAGGCGATGCCCGAGCAGGCCGCGCCGGCGCGCCTCGGCGAAGCCGTGCGGTCGCCGCTCGCGTGGGCGCTCGCGATCGTCTTCGCGGTGTCGGGCTTCAACGCCTACTCGATGTTCGCGTGGCTGCCGCAATTGCTGCACGACGTCGCAGGCACGACGCCCGTCGCGGCAGGCGCGCTCCTCTCGCTCTACGCCGCCGTCGGCTTGCCGGCAGGGCTCATCGTGCCCGTCGTCGCGGCACGGTACGGCCGAGTCGGACTGCTCGTCGCCGTCGCGTCGGTCTCGTACGTCGTCGGCTACGGCGGCCTGCTGCTGGCACCCCACGTCGCGACCTGGCTCTGGGTGGCGCTCGCCGGGGCCGGACCCTTGACCTTCCCGCTGTCGCTCGTGCTCATCAACCTCCGCACGCGCACCCACTCGGGCGCGATCGCCGTGAGCGGCTTCGTGCAGTCCGTCGGCTATCTCATCGTCGCCGCAGGCCCGCTCGTGATCGGCATGCTGCACGAGCAGAGCGGGGGCTGGACGGCCGCGCTCATCGTGCTGCTCGTCTCGGCGCTGCCCGCGGCGCTGTGCGGTGCGATCGTGGCCCGGCCGCGGTTCTTCGAAGACGAACGGTTGCGTCGCGAGGGCGTGCGCCCGTAG
- a CDS encoding bifunctional riboflavin kinase/FAD synthetase: MKTFKGLAAVPADFGPSVVTIGKFDGVHEGHRAIIARLREIAAERGILSTVVTFDRNPLALLAPDRCPDSLVSVRQKLGLLATTGLDATVLLAFDRQLASVPAEEFVERVLVEVLRADVVLVGRDFRYGAKGAGDVALLEELGERHGFEVEVVADVLPDGERRVSSTWIRELLAAGDVRAATALLGHTPTVSGIVVHGAKRGRELGYPTANLSPESEGLVPGDGVYAGWLTDAGVRYPAAISVGDNPTFEGVPQKQVEAYVIDRELDLYDHLVDVEFVDRIRGMVAFESIESLVDGIRDDVDVAKKLLA, encoded by the coding sequence ATGAAGACCTTCAAGGGGCTCGCGGCCGTTCCGGCCGATTTCGGACCGTCGGTCGTCACGATCGGCAAGTTCGACGGCGTGCACGAGGGGCATCGCGCGATCATCGCGCGGCTGCGCGAGATCGCGGCCGAGCGAGGCATCCTCTCGACCGTCGTGACGTTCGACCGCAATCCGCTCGCCCTCCTCGCGCCCGACCGCTGCCCCGACTCGCTCGTGAGCGTCAGGCAGAAGCTCGGCCTGCTCGCGACGACCGGCCTCGACGCGACCGTCCTGCTCGCGTTCGACCGGCAGCTCGCGTCGGTGCCCGCCGAGGAGTTCGTCGAGCGCGTGCTCGTCGAGGTGCTCCGCGCCGACGTCGTCCTCGTCGGCCGCGACTTCCGGTACGGCGCGAAGGGCGCCGGCGATGTCGCGCTCCTCGAGGAGCTCGGCGAGCGCCACGGGTTCGAGGTCGAGGTCGTCGCCGACGTGCTGCCCGACGGCGAGCGGCGGGTATCGTCGACGTGGATCCGCGAGCTGCTGGCGGCGGGCGACGTGCGCGCCGCGACCGCCCTCCTCGGCCACACGCCGACCGTGTCGGGTATCGTCGTCCACGGCGCGAAGCGCGGGCGCGAGCTCGGCTACCCGACGGCGAACCTCTCGCCCGAGTCCGAGGGGCTCGTCCCCGGCGACGGCGTCTACGCGGGCTGGCTGACCGACGCGGGCGTCCGCTACCCGGCCGCGATCTCCGTCGGCGACAACCCCACGTTCGAGGGCGTGCCGCAGAAGCAGGTCGAGGCGTACGTCATCGACCGCGAACTCGACCTCTACGACCACCTCGTCGACGTCGAGTTCGTCGACCGCATCCGCGGTATGGTCGCGTTCGAGAGCATCGAGTCGCTCGTCGACGGCATCCGAGACGACGTCGACGTCGCGAAGAAACTGTTGGCATGA
- the truB gene encoding tRNA pseudouridine(55) synthase TruB encodes MDRVNSGILLVDKPKGITSHDVVARVRRLAGTRKVGHAGTLDPMATGLLVLGVNHATRLLHHLVGLDKEYLATIRLGASTTTDDAEGEVVAEASEASIAAVSGEAIAEEIAKLTGEIDQVPSAVSAVKIDGKRAYQRVRDGETVEIAPRRVTISAFEVLETRRAPDTVDLDVRVECSSGTYVRALARDLGDALGVGGHLTALRRTRIGRFAVADAPELDDLVVEDSMLSAADAAARALPVVTLDDRQAVDLGHGKRIAAPDDAPRDIPIAAVAPDGRLVAIVERRGAAQFKVVTGFPSETSAQAGEGRA; translated from the coding sequence CTGGATCGCGTGAACAGCGGCATCCTCCTCGTCGACAAGCCGAAGGGGATCACGAGCCACGACGTCGTCGCGCGCGTGCGCCGCCTCGCCGGCACCCGCAAGGTCGGGCATGCGGGCACCCTCGACCCCATGGCGACGGGCCTCCTCGTCCTCGGCGTGAACCATGCCACCCGGCTCCTCCACCACCTCGTCGGGCTCGACAAGGAGTACCTCGCGACCATCCGGCTCGGGGCGTCGACGACGACCGACGACGCCGAGGGAGAGGTCGTCGCCGAGGCATCCGAAGCATCGATCGCGGCCGTCTCCGGCGAGGCGATCGCCGAAGAGATCGCGAAACTCACTGGCGAGATCGACCAGGTGCCGAGCGCCGTGTCGGCCGTCAAGATCGACGGCAAGCGCGCATACCAGCGCGTGCGCGACGGCGAGACCGTCGAGATCGCGCCGCGCCGCGTGACGATCTCGGCGTTCGAGGTCCTCGAGACGCGCCGCGCGCCAGACACCGTCGACCTCGACGTGCGCGTCGAGTGCTCGTCGGGCACCTACGTCCGCGCGCTCGCGCGCGACCTCGGCGACGCGCTCGGGGTGGGCGGGCATCTCACGGCACTGCGTCGCACGCGCATCGGCCGCTTCGCGGTGGCGGATGCCCCTGAGCTCGACGATCTCGTCGTCGAAGACTCGATGCTCTCCGCGGCCGACGCCGCCGCCCGAGCGTTGCCGGTCGTGACGCTCGACGACCGGCAGGCCGTCGATCTCGGCCACGGCAAGCGCATCGCGGCCCCCGACGATGCTCCCAGAGACATCCCGATCGCCGCCGTCGCCCCCGACGGGCGGCTCGTCGCGATCGTCGAGCGCCGCGGCGCCGCGCAGTTCAAGGTCGTGACGGGGTTCCCGTCGGAGACGTCGGCACAAGCAGGAGAAGGACGCGCATGA
- a CDS encoding ketopantoate reductase family protein: MRIGIIGAGALGGMFAALFARAGHDVEATARGAGLAAIREGGIRLSGGYGSTHAIIAANETLTVRPDLVLLCTKAQDGEAALAANADVIDGVPVVVVQNGLEGVDTAARLLPRSTCYGLLSIVAANYTEPGVVRVTATAQSYLGRGDGEPDAECTRLAAVLSDAIPVIAIPGFRGAQWTKLTVNMLNAVPAIVGQSVQEVIADRGLRRVVTASMRECVRVGIARGVRFGTLQGLDDRMLRRLARSPLRVAQAVPRRLAARMGDVPNLGSTQQSLRRGQPTEIDFLNGAVVREASLARVDAPVNAALVALVHEVERGGYLPRERVLAVLGG; this comes from the coding sequence ATGCGGATCGGCATCATCGGCGCGGGCGCCCTCGGCGGCATGTTCGCGGCGCTCTTCGCGCGCGCAGGCCACGACGTCGAAGCGACCGCGCGCGGCGCGGGCCTCGCGGCGATCCGCGAGGGGGGCATCCGGCTCTCGGGCGGCTACGGCTCGACGCACGCGATCATCGCGGCGAACGAGACGCTCACCGTGCGACCCGACCTCGTGCTCCTCTGTACGAAGGCGCAAGACGGCGAGGCCGCGCTCGCCGCGAATGCCGACGTGATCGACGGCGTGCCCGTCGTCGTCGTCCAGAACGGCCTCGAGGGCGTCGACACCGCCGCCCGCCTCCTCCCCCGGTCGACGTGCTACGGGCTCCTGTCGATCGTCGCCGCGAACTACACGGAGCCGGGCGTCGTGCGCGTGACGGCGACGGCGCAGAGCTACCTCGGCCGAGGCGACGGCGAGCCCGACGCCGAGTGCACGCGTCTTGCGGCCGTGCTCTCCGACGCGATCCCCGTCATTGCGATCCCCGGATTCCGCGGCGCGCAGTGGACGAAGCTCACGGTCAACATGCTGAACGCCGTGCCCGCGATCGTCGGGCAGAGCGTGCAGGAGGTCATCGCCGACCGCGGTCTCCGCCGTGTCGTCACGGCGTCGATGCGCGAGTGCGTGCGCGTCGGCATCGCGCGCGGCGTGCGGTTCGGCACGTTGCAAGGACTCGACGACCGGATGCTCCGACGGCTCGCCCGTTCCCCGCTGCGCGTCGCGCAGGCCGTGCCCCGCCGGTTGGCCGCGCGGATGGGCGACGTGCCGAACCTCGGGTCGACGCAGCAGAGCCTCCGCCGCGGGCAGCCCACCGAGATCGACTTCCTGAACGGAGCCGTCGTGCGCGAGGCATCCCTCGCCCGTGTCGACGCGCCCGTCAACGCCGCGCTCGTCGCGCTCGTGCACGAGGTCGAACGCGGCGGATACCTGCCGCGCGAGCGCGTGCTCGCCGTGCTCGGCGGCTGA
- a CDS encoding A/G-specific adenine glycosylase, protein MPTTATTIDAHAVAFAARANAWFADAARPLPWRAADVSPWAVLVSELMLQQTQVARVQPKWEAWIERWPTPAALASSPPADAVRAWDRLGYPRRALWLHAAATEIVERHGGEVPRDLDALLALKGVGPYTARAVAAFAFGDRHPVVDTNTRRVIARAIEGRASAGAPSPARDLAAMAALLPRDPADARAFNAGAMELGAVVCTARAPQCDGCPVADLCAWRAAGSPPDDAPRVRTQARYEGSDRQARGAVLKSLRDAAPLAVPLDEVLPEWPDPAQRERAIASLISDGLAEASDGVLALPG, encoded by the coding sequence ATGCCCACCACCGCGACGACGATCGACGCGCACGCCGTCGCGTTCGCGGCGCGCGCGAACGCGTGGTTCGCGGATGCCGCGCGCCCGCTGCCGTGGCGAGCGGCCGACGTCTCGCCGTGGGCGGTCCTCGTGAGCGAGCTCATGCTGCAGCAGACGCAGGTCGCGCGCGTGCAGCCCAAGTGGGAGGCGTGGATCGAGCGCTGGCCGACTCCCGCCGCCCTCGCCTCCTCGCCGCCCGCCGACGCCGTGCGCGCGTGGGACCGCCTCGGCTACCCGCGCCGCGCTCTGTGGCTGCACGCTGCCGCGACCGAGATCGTCGAGCGGCACGGCGGCGAAGTGCCGCGCGACCTCGACGCGCTCCTCGCCCTCAAGGGCGTCGGCCCGTACACGGCACGCGCGGTCGCGGCCTTCGCGTTCGGCGACCGGCATCCCGTCGTCGACACGAACACGCGACGCGTCATCGCACGTGCCATCGAGGGCCGCGCGAGCGCCGGGGCGCCGTCGCCGGCCCGCGACCTCGCCGCGATGGCGGCGCTCCTCCCCCGCGACCCGGCCGACGCGCGCGCGTTCAACGCGGGAGCGATGGAGCTCGGCGCGGTCGTCTGCACGGCGCGCGCCCCGCAGTGCGACGGATGTCCCGTGGCCGATCTGTGCGCGTGGCGCGCGGCGGGTTCGCCGCCCGACGACGCCCCTCGCGTGCGCACGCAGGCGCGCTACGAGGGCAGCGACCGGCAGGCCCGCGGGGCGGTGCTGAAGTCGCTCCGGGATGCCGCGCCGCTCGCCGTCCCGCTCGACGAGGTGCTCCCCGAGTGGCCCGATCCGGCGCAGCGCGAACGTGCGATCGCCTCGCTCATCTCAGACGGCCTCGCCGAGGCATCGGATGGAGTGCTCGCGCTTCCGGGTTGA
- a CDS encoding glycosyltransferase produces MMLSSVGAAVRAGVPTVVLMHSLASFFLRGWRTGPIGLIAGARGSRPLAVWRAADAMLIATERDLDGFEHGLPLEHAEWTGTTEQGAAPAPRDPALPPLVLVSLSSMWMPGQADVYRRILTALAELPVRAIVTTGGAEIEGVLDAPPNVEIRVRSPHEEILPHASLVIGHGGHSTTFKALAHGVPVVVLPMHPLIDQPIVGRAVERAGLGRMLPKKASPAAIRSAVSDVLQDGRVAAEASGMGERLRERDGAAAAADRIERVLTTRAAVRAGAASE; encoded by the coding sequence ATGATGCTGTCGTCGGTCGGCGCTGCGGTGCGTGCGGGCGTCCCGACGGTCGTGCTCATGCATTCCCTCGCATCGTTCTTCCTCCGCGGCTGGCGAACCGGCCCGATCGGCCTCATCGCCGGCGCGCGAGGGTCGCGGCCCCTCGCGGTGTGGCGCGCCGCCGACGCGATGCTGATCGCGACCGAGCGAGATCTCGACGGATTCGAGCACGGGCTGCCGCTCGAGCACGCCGAGTGGACGGGGACGACCGAGCAGGGTGCGGCCCCCGCCCCGCGCGACCCGGCGCTTCCGCCTCTCGTCCTCGTCAGCCTCAGCTCGATGTGGATGCCTGGGCAGGCGGACGTCTACCGTCGCATCCTGACGGCGCTCGCCGAACTGCCGGTGCGGGCGATCGTGACGACGGGCGGCGCCGAGATCGAAGGCGTGCTCGACGCTCCGCCGAACGTCGAGATCCGGGTGCGGTCGCCGCACGAGGAGATTCTGCCGCACGCGTCGCTCGTCATCGGGCACGGCGGCCACTCGACGACGTTCAAGGCACTCGCGCACGGCGTGCCGGTGGTCGTCCTCCCGATGCATCCGCTCATCGACCAGCCGATCGTCGGCCGTGCGGTGGAACGAGCCGGACTCGGACGGATGCTCCCGAAGAAGGCGTCGCCTGCCGCGATCCGCAGCGCGGTTTCGGACGTCTTGCAGGACGGACGGGTCGCCGCGGAGGCCTCCGGCATGGGGGAGCGGCTCCGCGAGCGCGACGGCGCCGCAGCGGCGGCGGACCGGATCGAGCGCGTCCTGACCACGCGCGCCGCGGTCCGGGCGGGTGCGGCGAGCGAGTAG
- a CDS encoding TetR/AcrR family transcriptional regulator, with translation MKTKRDYVMRDRAEQVERTRDAILASVVALAYTTPLSLLTLERVGRQAGVSVQTVLRQFGSREALLESANAWATRVVLDERPADPAQFEASFEALIDHYELRGDGVLLLLGQESWEPVAREATAGGKALHRDWVERLFAPQLAQAIDPDALTDQLVVVTDVYAWKLLRRDRGLDLATTARRMRGLVDAVLAANDASPAGTPARTAQTPRTERHRHATHPLHRRRGRRQRAADRRRRERPRGTRTRRPHRRHPAPPGSTLGRRHPDHPPREPRRLPSYGEVDDAPHHRGLRRARRLARHSG, from the coding sequence ATGAAAACGAAGCGCGACTACGTCATGCGCGATCGGGCCGAACAGGTCGAGCGCACCCGCGACGCGATCCTCGCGTCGGTCGTCGCGCTCGCCTACACGACCCCCCTCTCACTCCTGACGCTCGAGCGCGTCGGTCGGCAGGCCGGGGTTTCGGTGCAGACCGTGCTCCGCCAGTTCGGCAGCAGAGAGGCGCTGCTCGAGTCCGCGAACGCATGGGCGACTCGCGTCGTGCTCGACGAACGGCCCGCCGACCCCGCGCAGTTCGAGGCATCCTTCGAGGCGCTCATCGACCACTACGAATTGCGCGGCGACGGCGTGCTCCTGCTCCTCGGCCAAGAGAGCTGGGAGCCCGTCGCACGCGAGGCGACCGCGGGCGGCAAGGCACTGCACCGCGACTGGGTCGAACGGCTCTTCGCCCCGCAGCTCGCCCAGGCGATCGACCCCGACGCACTCACCGACCAACTCGTCGTCGTCACCGACGTCTACGCGTGGAAGCTCCTGCGCCGCGACCGCGGCCTCGACCTCGCCACCACCGCCCGCCGCATGCGCGGCCTCGTCGACGCCGTGCTCGCGGCGAACGACGCCTCTCCGGCCGGCACGCCGGCTCGCACCGCTCAGACCCCGCGGACTGAAAGGCATCGTCATGCCACGCATCCTCTTCATCGGCGTCGAGGGCGGCGGCAACGTGCCGCCGACCGTCGCCGTCGCGAGCGCCCTCGCGGCACGCGGACACGACGTCCGCATCGCCGGCATCCGGCTCCGCCGGGATCGACCCTCGGGCGGAGACATCCGGACCACCCCCCTCGCGAGCCTCGAAGGCTTCCCTCGTACGGCGAAGTCGACGACGCTCCGCACCATCGCGGACTTCGCCGGGCTCGCCGCCTCGCGCGACATAGCGGCTGA
- a CDS encoding SDR family NAD(P)-dependent oxidoreductase, which yields MSTDLAGRVAFVTGAAHGQGRAIALALAADGADVAAFDVAAKISYPAYGQGTPDELVSLIAEIEGLGRRALAFTGDVRDADAVGRAVTATVDELGGLDILVNNAGIVAYAAADEMTEDEWDAMLDINLKGPFLVGRAAIPHLKASKHAVIVNNSSVMGLRGGNRLSHYVASKHGLTGLTKAWAIELAPFGVRVVSIHPTGVDTPMNDGLAALEGSTPAEIAERSAGNLLPGVPWIETRDVAELVRYLASDRARYATGAQFVLDAGLLTA from the coding sequence GTGTCGACTGACCTCGCCGGCCGCGTCGCCTTCGTCACGGGCGCCGCCCACGGGCAGGGCCGCGCGATCGCCCTCGCCCTCGCGGCCGACGGCGCAGACGTCGCCGCGTTCGACGTCGCCGCGAAGATCTCCTACCCCGCCTACGGCCAGGGCACTCCCGACGAGCTCGTGTCGCTCATCGCCGAGATCGAAGGGCTCGGGCGCCGCGCGCTCGCGTTCACGGGCGACGTGCGCGACGCCGATGCCGTCGGACGCGCCGTCACGGCGACCGTCGACGAACTCGGCGGGCTCGACATCCTCGTCAACAACGCCGGCATCGTCGCCTACGCGGCCGCCGACGAGATGACGGAAGACGAGTGGGACGCGATGCTCGACATCAACCTCAAGGGCCCGTTCCTCGTCGGCCGCGCGGCGATCCCCCACCTGAAGGCGTCGAAGCACGCCGTCATCGTCAACAACTCGAGCGTCATGGGGCTCCGCGGCGGCAATCGCCTCTCGCACTACGTCGCCTCGAAGCACGGCCTCACAGGCCTCACGAAGGCGTGGGCGATCGAGCTCGCCCCGTTCGGCGTGCGGGTCGTCTCGATCCACCCCACCGGCGTCGACACGCCCATGAACGACGGCCTCGCAGCCCTCGAGGGCTCGACGCCCGCCGAGATCGCCGAGCGCAGCGCGGGCAACCTCCTTCCGGGGGTTCCGTGGATCGAGACGCGGGATGTCGCGGAGCTCGTGCGCTATCTCGCAAGCGACCGTGCGCGCTACGCGACGGGCGCCCAGTTCGTGCTCGACGCGGGGCTCCTCACTGCATAA
- the rbfA gene encoding 30S ribosome-binding factor RbfA, giving the protein MADPQRARKMADRIKEIVARRLDKGLRDPRLGFVTITDVRVTGDLQHASIFYTVYGTDEERTDSAAALKAATGMLRSEVGRNITARLTPTLEFIADAVPENAQHIADLLREARERDAETAAAAATAEYAGDADPYVKPREVEDDVEYDEIDDEASDLADDAELGGAR; this is encoded by the coding sequence ATGGCCGACCCGCAACGGGCCAGGAAGATGGCCGACCGCATCAAGGAGATCGTCGCGCGCCGCCTCGACAAGGGGCTGCGCGACCCGCGCCTCGGGTTCGTGACGATCACCGACGTGCGCGTCACGGGCGATCTGCAGCACGCGTCGATCTTCTACACGGTGTACGGCACCGACGAGGAGCGCACCGACTCCGCCGCCGCCCTCAAAGCTGCGACGGGCATGCTGCGCTCCGAGGTGGGGCGCAACATCACGGCGCGGCTCACGCCGACGCTCGAGTTCATCGCCGACGCGGTGCCCGAGAACGCGCAGCACATCGCCGACCTCCTCCGTGAGGCGCGCGAGCGCGACGCCGAGACCGCGGCAGCGGCGGCGACCGCCGAATACGCGGGCGACGCCGACCCCTACGTCAAGCCTCGCGAGGTCGAAGACGACGTGGAGTACGACGAGATCGACGACGAGGCATCCGACCTCGCCGACGATGCAGAACTGGGCGGTGCGCGCTAG